Proteins from a genomic interval of Caulobacter rhizosphaerae:
- a CDS encoding fatty acid desaturase family protein: MGSSPKDEAGLVRQAHSLTADLTTPSRAVYWLDLILTAAATWGGLALAATTHGLAIGLVAGLVGLLALYRGLSFIHEISHLRPKDVPGFRLGWNLLIGVPLMTPSMMYEGVHNLHHAKDRFGTARDPEYLPLGRYSPFKLALFAAISLLAPLGVILRSGILIPLSFAVPAVRRLVRTKLSALVINPDFVREDNDRTRPDWLAQEVGCWLWCWGVAVLAVAGVVPVRVVLTWFALFSLATFVNQLRTLVAHYWENDGDRMSFEDQFLDSVNVPPPALLPFLWAPVGLRYHALHHLLPRLPYHNLGKAHARLSAQLAATSPYHRVEEKGLFLALAKLFRRAGVTPALAVEADAVERQSA, translated from the coding sequence GTGGGATCATCCCCGAAAGACGAGGCCGGACTTGTCCGCCAGGCGCACAGCCTGACGGCGGACCTGACGACGCCCAGCCGCGCCGTCTACTGGCTCGACCTGATCCTGACGGCCGCGGCGACCTGGGGCGGCCTGGCCCTGGCGGCCACGACCCACGGCCTGGCGATCGGGCTGGTCGCGGGCCTGGTCGGCCTGCTGGCCCTCTATCGCGGCCTCAGCTTCATCCACGAGATCAGCCATCTTCGCCCCAAGGACGTGCCGGGCTTCCGTCTGGGCTGGAACCTGCTGATCGGCGTGCCGCTGATGACCCCGTCGATGATGTACGAGGGCGTGCACAACCTGCACCACGCCAAGGACCGTTTCGGCACCGCCCGCGATCCGGAATACCTGCCCCTGGGCCGCTATTCGCCGTTCAAGCTGGCGCTGTTCGCGGCGATCTCGCTGCTGGCCCCGCTGGGCGTGATCCTGCGTTCGGGGATCCTGATCCCGCTGTCGTTCGCGGTCCCGGCCGTGCGCCGGCTGGTTCGCACCAAGCTGTCGGCCCTGGTGATCAATCCCGACTTCGTGCGCGAGGACAACGACAGGACCCGGCCCGACTGGCTGGCCCAGGAGGTGGGCTGCTGGCTGTGGTGCTGGGGCGTCGCGGTCCTGGCCGTCGCCGGCGTCGTGCCGGTGCGCGTGGTCCTGACCTGGTTCGCGCTGTTCTCGCTGGCCACCTTCGTCAACCAGCTGCGCACGCTCGTCGCCCACTATTGGGAGAACGACGGCGACCGGATGAGTTTCGAGGACCAGTTCCTGGACTCGGTCAACGTGCCGCCGCCGGCCCTGCTGCCGTTCCTGTGGGCGCCGGTCGGCCTGCGCTACCACGCCCTGCACCACCTGCTGCCGCGCCTGCCGTACCACAACCTGGGCAAGGCCCACGCGCGGCTGTCGGCCCAGTTGGCGGCGACCTCGCCCTATCACCGGGTCGAGGAGAAGGGCCTGTTCCTGGCCCTGGCCAAGCTGTTCCGTCGCGCGGGGGTGACGCCCGCCCTGGCGGTCGAGGCCGACGCGGTCGAACGCCAGAGCGCCTGA
- a CDS encoding Gfo/Idh/MocA family protein → MTLRIAMIGLGDIARKAYLPVLGPRADVELVFVTRNAATLAELGAAWRVQQLHADLDTALAQGLDGALVHAATGAHPDILRRLLEAGVATLVDKPIADNLVDSEALVDLAETRGVSLMVGFNRRFAPAYREAAALNLPLVVMQKNRPGPLDDVRRAVFDDYIHVVDTLRFLAPGAREAAVRGRVRDGRLEHVVLSLSGDGCDAVGIMNRVSGGSEELLEVSGQGRKRSISDLEQIVDHGPVEALTRRGNWTSVGRQRGFEAMCEHFLDAVRDGRRLSAMDALETHRLCETVVTALSA, encoded by the coding sequence ATGACCCTGCGCATCGCCATGATCGGCCTGGGCGACATCGCCCGGAAGGCCTACCTGCCCGTGCTGGGACCTCGCGCCGATGTCGAGCTGGTGTTCGTCACCCGCAACGCCGCGACCCTGGCCGAGCTGGGCGCGGCCTGGCGGGTCCAGCAGCTGCACGCCGACCTCGACACGGCTCTGGCGCAGGGCCTGGACGGCGCGCTGGTCCACGCCGCCACGGGCGCCCATCCCGACATCCTCCGCCGCCTGCTGGAGGCCGGGGTGGCGACCCTGGTCGACAAGCCGATCGCCGACAACCTCGTCGACAGCGAGGCGCTGGTCGACCTGGCCGAAACCCGCGGCGTCTCGCTGATGGTGGGCTTCAACCGCCGCTTCGCCCCGGCCTATCGTGAGGCCGCCGCCCTGAACCTGCCCCTGGTGGTGATGCAGAAGAACCGCCCCGGGCCGCTGGACGACGTGCGCCGGGCGGTGTTCGACGACTACATCCACGTGGTCGACACCCTGCGCTTCCTGGCCCCCGGCGCGCGCGAGGCCGCCGTCCGCGGCCGGGTCCGCGACGGCCGGCTGGAACATGTGGTGCTGTCGCTGTCGGGTGATGGATGCGACGCCGTCGGCATCATGAACCGGGTCAGCGGCGGCAGCGAAGAGCTGCTGGAAGTCTCCGGCCAAGGACGCAAGCGCAGCATCAGCGACCTCGAGCAGATCGTCGACCACGGTCCCGTCGAGGCGCTGACCCGACGGGGCAACTGGACGTCCGTCGGCCGCCAGCGCGGCTTTGAGGCGATGTGCGAGCATTTCCTGGACGCGGTGCGCGACGGCCGCCGGCTGTCGGCGATGGACGCGCTGGAGACGCATCGGCTGTGCGAAACGGTGGTGACCGCATTGAGCGCGTAG
- the bioD gene encoding dethiobiotin synthase: MPALFVTGTGTDIGKTYVSCALIRALKALGATVDAFKPVVSGFDPRDAAGSDPARLAAALGDPGAVLRIAPRRYRAPLSPNIAARLEGQTLVLDDMVIDAVARTAELRDGLLLVEGAGGVMSPLTDGETNLDMIAALGAPTLLVAGSYLGTISHVLTALVALRGARAPVAAVVISESLDAPDLGQTARALAPFLDGVPLFLAPRGESWDAGALADHLLLHRETP; encoded by the coding sequence ATGCCCGCCCTGTTCGTGACCGGCACGGGCACCGACATCGGCAAGACCTATGTCAGTTGCGCGCTGATCCGCGCCCTGAAGGCCTTGGGCGCGACCGTCGACGCCTTCAAACCCGTGGTCAGCGGCTTCGACCCCAGGGACGCGGCCGGCAGCGACCCGGCCCGGCTGGCCGCCGCCCTGGGCGATCCCGGCGCCGTGCTGCGCATCGCTCCGCGCCGCTACCGCGCCCCGCTGTCGCCCAACATCGCCGCGCGCCTGGAAGGCCAGACCCTGGTCCTGGACGACATGGTCATCGACGCGGTGGCGCGGACCGCCGAGCTGCGCGACGGCCTGCTGCTGGTCGAGGGGGCCGGCGGGGTGATGTCGCCCCTGACCGACGGCGAGACCAATCTCGACATGATCGCCGCCCTGGGCGCGCCGACGCTGCTGGTGGCCGGATCCTACCTGGGCACGATCAGCCATGTCCTGACCGCTTTGGTCGCCCTGCGCGGAGCCAGGGCCCCGGTCGCGGCGGTCGTGATCAGCGAAAGCCTCGACGCCCCCGACCTTGGCCAGACGGCCCGGGCCCTGGCCCCGTTCCTGGACGGCGTTCCGCTGTTCCTCGCGCCGCGCGGGGAATCCTGGGACGCCGGGGCTCTGGCCGACCACCTGCTGCTCCATCGGGAAACTCCATGA
- the bioF gene encoding 8-amino-7-oxononanoate synthase, whose amino-acid sequence MHSLDTYAADKIQRLEAASLMRRLKPTQRTAGAFVERDGRRLLSFSCNDYLGLSQHPAVKAAAQAAIETYGAGSGASRLVTGDTPLLSELEARLARLKGTEACVVFGSGYLANTGVIPTFAGKGDIVLVDELAHACIWAGAQLSGARILPFAHNDTDHLAALLAEHRAGARHAIVATDGVFSMDGDLAPLDWLSAVCEANDAWLLSDDAHGVGVLADGHGSAALFPEAQIPFQMGTLSKALGSYGGYLCGSQAVVDLLKTRARTLVYTTGLPPAAAAAALAALDIIEAQPALTALPLAKARAFTKAVGLPPAASPIVPVIIGEAQDALDASRALEAEGFLVVAIRPPTVAAGAARLRIAFSAEHPDAEIARLAQLVKPYVKGRP is encoded by the coding sequence ATGCACAGTCTGGACACCTACGCCGCCGACAAGATCCAGCGCCTGGAGGCCGCCAGCCTGATGCGCCGGCTCAAGCCCACCCAGCGCACGGCCGGCGCCTTCGTCGAACGCGACGGCCGCAGGCTGCTGTCCTTTTCCTGCAACGACTATCTGGGCCTGTCGCAGCATCCGGCGGTCAAGGCCGCCGCCCAGGCCGCGATCGAGACCTACGGCGCGGGCTCCGGCGCTTCCCGGCTGGTGACCGGCGACACGCCCCTGCTGTCGGAACTGGAGGCTCGTCTGGCGCGGCTGAAGGGGACCGAGGCCTGCGTGGTGTTCGGCTCGGGCTACCTGGCCAATACCGGCGTCATCCCCACCTTCGCCGGCAAGGGCGACATCGTGCTGGTCGACGAGCTGGCCCACGCCTGCATCTGGGCCGGGGCCCAGCTGTCGGGCGCGCGGATCCTCCCGTTCGCCCACAACGACACCGACCACCTGGCCGCCCTGCTGGCCGAGCACCGGGCCGGCGCCCGCCACGCCATCGTCGCCACCGACGGGGTGTTCTCGATGGACGGCGACCTCGCCCCGCTGGACTGGCTGTCGGCGGTCTGCGAGGCCAACGACGCCTGGCTGCTGTCGGACGACGCCCATGGCGTGGGCGTGCTGGCCGACGGCCACGGCTCGGCCGCCCTGTTTCCCGAGGCCCAGATCCCGTTCCAGATGGGCACCCTGTCCAAGGCGCTGGGCTCATACGGCGGCTATCTCTGCGGCTCGCAGGCCGTGGTCGACCTGCTCAAGACCCGAGCCCGCACCCTGGTCTACACCACCGGCCTCCCCCCGGCCGCCGCCGCCGCCGCCCTGGCCGCGCTGGACATCATCGAGGCCCAGCCGGCCCTGACCGCCCTGCCCCTGGCCAAGGCCCGGGCCTTCACGAAAGCCGTGGGTCTGCCGCCGGCCGCGAGCCCGATCGTGCCGGTGATTATCGGCGAGGCCCAGGACGCCCTGGACGCCTCGCGCGCTCTGGAGGCCGAGGGGTTCCTGGTCGTGGCCATCCGCCCGCCCACGGTCGCCGCGGGCGCGGCCCGCCTGCGCATCGCCTTCAGCGCCGAGCACCCCGACGCCGAGATCGCCCGCCTGGCGCAGTTGGTGAAGCCCTATGTGAAGGGGCGCCCCTAA